The DNA region GTCGGTGACCTTCAGTGTGGTGTCGTAGATCGAGGGGAACCAGCCGAGTTTGACTGAGAAGATCACGATGAACAGCACGCCGGTGAAGAAGGTGGGCACGGAATAGCCCACCATCGACACGAATGTGCCAAGCTGGTCGAACCAGGAATACTGGCGGTAGGCCGAGTAGATGCCGATGGGCAGCGCGATCAGGATGCCCACGAGGTAGGCCATGCCGACCACGGTGAGGGTCTGCGGGATGCGCTGCATGATGACGTCGAAGACCGGGCCGCGGGTCTGGTAGCTGATGATGCGCTGCGCGCCCTGGGCCAGATCGGTGCCGAAGAGGGCGTCGATGGCGTAAAGCGGCTCAACCCAGAAGAACTGTTTCAGCCACAGGATATAGCGCGTCCAGAGCGGCTGGTTGACGCCCATGGATTCGAGGATCTTGGCGCGGACCTCGGGCGGAACGGTCAGAGGAATCTCGGATGCCGGCGAGCCGGGGGCGAGGTCGACGACAAGGAAGATGACGAAGCTGATGATGAGCAGCGTCGGGATCGCCAGCAGCAATCGTCGAAGGATGAAGGTGAGCATCGGCCCCCCGGAAACGGGTCGGAAGAAAGGGGAGGGGCGGGGCCGCCGGATTCTCGCAGAAAACCCGCCAGCCCCGCCCCGGTTTCAGATCACTTCATGCGGTACCAGTCCTGGGCATTCCACAGTTCGGTGTCCCAGGTGTTCAGCACGACGCCGCCGAGGGTGGTCGAGGCGGCGGACAGGCGACCGCGGTCCACCAGCGGAACCACGACGAAGCTGTCCTTCGTGAGCATGTCGTTCATCTGCTTGGCCAGCGCGCCGCGTTCGTTCATGTCGGCGGTGGCGGCCATCTTCTTGACCAGCTCGTCATAGGCCGGGTCGCAGAAGCGGTTGATGTTCTCGCCCTGCCACTGGTTGTCCGGGCCCGGGATCTTGTCGCAGAGATACTGCGCCAGATAGGGCTCGGGATCGGTGCCGTCGAAGTTGTTGGCGTACATTTCGACATCGGCATAGAACTTCTGGAAGGTGTCGGGCGAGCCCGCATCACCGCCGAAGAACACCGAGGCGTCGATGTTCTTCAGTTCCACCTGCACGCCAAGCTCGTTCCACCAGCCCTTGACGAGCGCCTGGAAGTCCTGGCGCACCGGGTTGGTCGAGGTCTGGTAGACCAGCGACAGCTTCTTGCCATCCTTTTCGCGGATGCCGTCGGCGCCCACGGTCCAGCCGGCTTCGTCCAGGAGCTTCTTGGCGCCTTCCATGTCCTGCGTCAGGCAGCCGGTGTTGTCGGAGGCATAGAGCTCCGGCGCCGGGACCAGGTTGCAGGTGGCACGGCCGGCCTGGCCGTAGCCAACCTCGACCAGCAGATTGCGGTCGATGGCCATAGACAGCGCCTGGCGCACCTTGATGTCGCTGAGGATCGGGTGCGGGTGCTTCACGGTCGAACGCTCGCCTTCGGGCAGCGAGGGCGAGGGATCGGTCATGTTCATTTCGATCCGTTCGACCAGTGTGCCGAAGCCGTTCAGGAACACGCCCTTGCCGGCAGCGGCAAGGCGGGCTTGCTCTTCCGGGTTGATCTGGGTGTTCCAGGCATAGTCGAATTCGCCGGTTTCCATCACGGCACGGGCCGCGGCCGAAGCGTCGCCGCCGCCCTTGAGCGTCATGGTGGCGAAGGCGGGCTTGGCCGGATCGCGGTAGTTCGGGTTGGCCGCCAGGGTGACCACGTCGTTCACCTTGAAGTCGGTGACCATGAACGGGCCGGTGCCGATGGGCTTGAAGTTCTGCTCGTTGCAGGACGAGGCCGCAGCGCCGAGGCAGTTGGCGAATTGCGCCGCCTGCAGGATGGGCGAGGTGCCGCCGACGAAAGCCTGGTAGGGATTGGGCTTGGGCGATTCAAAGGTGATCACCACGGTCTGCGCATCGGGCGTGTCGATGGACTTGATGCCTTCGTAGCGCGCCGCCTGGGCGCAGCCGCCCTCGGGATGGGTGCAGTATTCATAGGTGAACTTGGCGTCGGCCGAGGTGACCGGCGTGCCGTCCGACCAGACGAGGCCGGGCTTCAGCTTCCAGGTGACCTGGGTCAGGTCGGCCGAGACGCCGCCGTTTTCGACGGTCGGGACCGACTCGGCGAGGCGCGCGATGACCTCGCCCTTTTCGTTGAAGCCGGCCATGCCTTCGAGGATCAGCGAGGAGGCTTCCACATCCTTTGTGCCCGAGGACAGGTAGGGGTTCAGGATCGACGGCGCCTGCCAGTAAAGCACGTTGACGTTGCCGTCGGCGCCGCGTTCGGCCCAGGCCGCGGGGGCCATCGCCACGAAGGCGGCGGCGCCCATCAGGGCGGTTCTCATGTTCATGGGGTCACTCCTTGTTGGTTGGTGCTCTTGTGCCTCGGTGCCGCCGGTTGGTGTCCGGCGGTCGGCTCTTGTGTGACGAGATGGCAGGCGACGAAGCGGCCGGGGCGAACCTCGGTCAGCTTCGGTTCCTCGCTGCGGCAGCGGTCGAAGACCTTGGGGCAGCGGGTGCAGAAGTTGCAGCCCTGCGGCGGGTTGGCGGGCGAGGGCACGTCGCCCTTGAGGATGATGCGGCTGCGCGTCGCCTCGGCATTGGGGTCGGGTTCCGGCACGGCGGAGAGAAGCGCCTGGGCATAGGGGTGCAGCGGATCGTCGTAGAGCGCGTCGCGGGGGGAAAGCTCGGCGATCTGGCCGAGGTACATGACGGCCACGCGGTCGGCGATGTGGCGGACCATGCTGAGGTCATGGCTGATGAAGAGATAGGTCAGGCCCAGCTTGTCCTGCAGGTCTTCCAGAAGGTTGACCACCTGGGCCTGGATGGACACATCGAGCGCGGCGATGGGTTCGTCGCAGACGATGAATTTCGGGTTCAGGGCCAAGGCGCGGGCGATGCCGATGCGCTGGCGCTGGCCGCCCGAGAATTCATGCGGATAGCGGTTGGCGAAGCGGCGGTTCAGGCCGACGGCATCCATCAGTTCGTAGATGCGGGCAAGTTTCTGGTCGGCGGTCAGGTTGGTGTGTTCGTTCAGCGGCTCGCCGATGATGTCGGCCAGGGTCATGCGGGGGTTGAGGCTGGCCTGCGGGTCCTGGAACACCATTTGCATGGCGGGGCGCTTCTTGCGCAGCGCCTCGGGGGCGAGGTGGGCCACGTCTTCCCCGTCGATGGTGACCGAGCCGCCGGTGACTTCGTAGAGCCTGAGGAGCGCGCGGCCCACGGTGGACTTGCCGCAGCCCGATTCGCCCACGAGGCCCAGGGTTTCGCCTTCCATGATGTCGAAGGAGATGCCGTCCACCGCCTTCACGTTGCCGGTGTGGCGGCGGAAGAGGCCGGTGTAGATGGGGAAATACATCTTCAGGTCGCGGACCTGGACCAGTGGACGGGGTTCAGGCATCGGCGCCCTCCGGGGTCCAGTGGCAGGCGACGTCGTGGCCTTGGCCGACCGGCTTGCCGTCGATGGCGCGGCGGGCGGGGTTTTCCTTTTCGCAGCGGTCGAAGGCATGGGTGCAGCGGCCGCGGAAGGGGCAGGCGGCGGGTTCGCCCGACAGGATGGGCGGCTGGCCCTCGATCACCTGGAGCCGCGCCTCGCGCTGGCCGCCGAGTTTCGGGATCGTGCGCAGAAGCGCGCGGGTGTAGGGGTGGCGCGGGTTGGCGAAAAGCTCCTTCACCGGGGCCTGTTCGACGACCTGGCCGCCGTACATCACCATCACCCGGTCGGCGATGCCGGCGATCACGCCCAGGTCATGCGTGATCCAGACGATGGCCATGCCGAGCTTGTGCCGCAGGTCGCGGACCAGTTCGAGGATCTGCGCCTGGATCGTGACGTCGAGCGCGGTGGTGGGTTCGTCGGCGATCAGCACGTCGGGGTCGCAGGCCAGCGCGATGGCGATCATCACGCGCTGGCGCATCCCGCCCGAGAACTGGTGGGGATAGGATTTCAGCCGCTTGCGGGCATCGGGGATGCCGACCAGCGCCAGGAGTTCGGCGGCGCGGGTTTCGGCCTGGGCCTTGGTCATGCCCATGTGCTCGATCAGCGGTTCCATGAGCTGGTTGCCCACGGTGAACACCGGGTTCAGCGAGGTCATCGGGTCCTGGAAGACGAAGCCCACCTTGGCGCCGCGGATCTTGCGCAACTCGGCCGGCGAGACCTTCAGCACATCGGTGCCGTTCAGAAGCACCTGGCCGCTGCGGATTTCGGCGGGCGGTTCCGGCAGGAGCCGGATCAGCGACATCATCGTCACGGACTTGCCCGAACCGCTTTCGCCGACAACGCCCAGAAGCTCGCCACGCTGGAGGTGGAAGCTGACCGAGTTGACGGCATGAACCTCGCCGCCCCGGGTGCGGAACACGGTTTTGAGGCCCCGGACATCCAGGACGGGCGCTGCCCCATCGGGCATATGGTACTCCCCGCGGTCTTTGTTTTTCACGTCTTTTTCGCCGGTCGCACCCCTCTGACGGGGGCATCGCCGGTCGCTTGTGCGGACCTTGGGGCATTTTTCGCGTTGCCGCAAGGCGGGATGCGGGACTCCCGTTGCGTAAGGCGCTGGAGGGGCGGGGCTTGACCCTGCCGGCGGGCGCGGCCACGTTCGGCGGGTCCGATGGAGTGTGCCTTGCCCGAAGTCCTGTCGCCCCGCGAATTGCTGTCGCGCCTGGTCGCCTTTCCCACCGTCAGCCGGGGGTCGAACCTGGACCTGGTGGACTGGCTGGAGGACTACCTGCGCGGGCATGGCCTGGTGACCGGGCGGCAGTGGAACGAGGAGCGCACCAAGGCCGGGTTGTTCGCCCATGCCGGCCCCTGGAAGCCCGGCGGCGTGGTGCTGTCGGGCCATTCCGACGTGGTGCCGGTGGACGGGCAGCCCTGGACCACGGACCCCTGGACGGTGGTGGAGCGGGACGGGCGGCTTTACGGGCGCGGCACCTGCGACATGAAGGGATTCGATGCACTGGCGATCTGGGCCCTGGTCGAGGCGCATCGGCTTGGCGTGGCGCGGCCGCTGCAACTGGCGCTGAGCTATGACGAAGAACTGGGGCTTCTGGGCGCGCCGCCACTGATCGAGGTGATGGCCGGGGCGCTGCCCAAGGCGCGCGAGGTCATCGTGGGCGAGCCGTCGCGGATGAAGGTCATCACCGGCCACAAGGGCGGCGCGGGCTATTGGGTGAAGGTGAAGGGCCACGAGGTCCATTCCTCGCTGCTGCCCTATGGCGTCAGCGCGATCATGGAGGCGGCGCGGCTGATCGGCTGGATCAACGACCGCAATGCCGAGGTGCAAGCACGGCCGCCCTTGGCGCTGGCGGCGATGTTCGATCCGCCTTTCACCACGCTTCACACCGGCATGATCGAGGGTGGCACGGCGCATAACATCACCGCAGCCGACTGCCGTTTTGCCTTCGAGATGCGCGTGGTCCCGGGCGAGACGCTGGAGGACTGGGAAGGCGCGTTCCGCGCAGAGGCGGCACGCTTGACGCAGGCAATGCAGAAGGTGGCGCCCACGACCGGAATCACGGTGGAGCGGTTCTTCGTGGCCCCGCCGCTGGTGCCCGAAGCGGAGGGCGCGGCTGAGGCGCTGGCCTGCCGGCTGACCGGGGAAAACACCGTGGAAACGGTGCCCTACGGAACGGAAGCCGGGCACTTTCAGGCCGGAGGCTACTCTGCCGTGGTCTGCGGGCCGGGCGACATCGCGCAGGCCCACCAGCCCGACGAATGGCTGGCGGTTTCCGAATTCGAGGCGGGCCACCGCTTCATGCAGCGGCTGCTGGAGGCGCTGAGATGACCTTTCCGATTTCCGAGGCGACCCCCATCCGCTTTCCGGGGCCGCCCCCGGCGCGCACGGAGGTCGTGGTTCTGGGAGGCGGCGTGGTCGGCGTGATGACCGCATGGCACCTGGCCGAGCGCGGCTTGAAGGTGGTGCTTTGCGAAAAGGGCCGCATTGCGGGAGAACAGTCCAGCCGCAACTGGGGCTGGGTGCGCCAGCAGGGCCGCGACCCGGCGGAACTGCCCATCATGGTCGAGGCGCAGCGCATCTGGGCGAGCCTTGCGCAGGAATTCGGCGACGCCATCGGCTATCAGCGCACCGGCGTGATGTATCTGGCCAATACCGAGGCTGATCTGGCCGGGTTCGAATCCTGGCTGCCCGAGGCCAAGGCGCAGGGCGTGGACACGCGGATGCTGTCGCGCGCCGAGGTGGCGCGGATGATTCCGCAGGCCCGCGCCGACTGGCCGGGGGCGATGTTCACCGCCTCGGACGCCCGTGCCGAGCCCTGGGCGGCGGTGCCGGTGCTGGCTATGGGGGCCGTGCGGCGCGGCGCGGTGATCATCGAGAACTGCGCGGTGCGGGCACTAGACATTTCGGCCGGGCGCATCACCGGGGTGGTGACGGAACAGGGCCGCATCGGCTGTGAACAGGTCGTGGTGGCGGGGGGGACCTGGTCCTCGCTGTTTCTGGCCGCGCATGGCGTGAAGATCCCGCAACTGGCCGTGCTGGCCTCGGTCGCGGCAAGCGAGCCACTGCCCGAAGTCTTCGCAGGCGCGGCCTGCGACAACCACTTCGCCTTCCGCCGACGGGCAGACGGCGGCTATACTCTGGCGCCGGGGGCGGAGCACGACTTCTTCATCGGGCCGGATGCCTTTCGCAACTTCGGCTTCTATCTGCCTGTCCTGAAAGAGGATTTCCGGTCTACCCATTTCCGTCCCGCCGCGCCTTCGGGCTATCCTGATGGCTGGACCACGCCGCGCCGTTGGTCGGCCGACGAGACCAGCCCCTTCGAGCGCATCCGGGTGCTGAACCCGCGCCCCAACCGCGGGACACTGGACCGGGTGCAGGACAGCTTTGCGGCGGCATTTCCCCAGATCGGCCGCCCGCGACTGAAAGCGGCCTGGGCGGGAATGATCGACACCATGCCGGATGTGGTGCCGGTCATCGACCGCGCCGCCGCATTGCCGGGGCTGGTGGTCGCCACGGGGATGAGCGGGCATGGTTTCGGCATCGGGCCGGGGATTGGCCGCGTGGTGGCGGATCTGGTGGCCGACCGACCGGTAGGGCACGATCTGCACCGGTTCCGCCTGTCACGCTTTTCCGACGGCACGAAGGTCGCGCCGGGACCCGCGCTCTGATCTGGTCATGCCGGGTAGACTGCGCCATTTTCTGCCTTCAAGTATCCTCGGGGGGAAGACGGCCCCCCGTCTGCCGTGGCCAGGAGCCGAAACATGCCTGTAAGAAACCGCTTTGCCGAGTTGCTGCACGAGATCACCGAGTGGCGGCGGGACATTCATGCGCATCCGGAGCTGATGTTCGACTGCCATCGCACGGCGGCCAAGGTCGCCGGGCTTTTGCGCGACTTCGGCTGCGACGAGGTGGTTGAAGGCATCGGGCGGACGGGTGTGGTCGGCGTGATCCGGGGACGGGCGCTGGGATCGGGCCGGGTCGTCGGCCTGCGCGCCGACATGGACGCG from Neotabrizicola shimadae includes:
- a CDS encoding ABC transporter permease translates to MLTFILRRLLLAIPTLLIISFVIFLVVDLAPGSPASEIPLTVPPEVRAKILESMGVNQPLWTRYILWLKQFFWVEPLYAIDALFGTDLAQGAQRIISYQTRGPVFDVIMQRIPQTLTVVGMAYLVGILIALPIGIYSAYRQYSWFDQLGTFVSMVGYSVPTFFTGVLFIVIFSVKLGWFPSIYDTTLKVTDWASFVKQVMQMTLPVAVLALFNAAEISRYTRSSMLENLGQDYVRTARAKGMGEGKVVMKHVLRNSLIPVVTIIALGMPSVFGGAIITENVFKVNGIGSALIGAIHGNDLPMVQTITFIFAVLIVLFNLIADILYGILDPRIRYD
- a CDS encoding peptide ABC transporter substrate-binding protein, producing MNMRTALMGAAAFVAMAPAAWAERGADGNVNVLYWQAPSILNPYLSSGTKDVEASSLILEGMAGFNEKGEVIARLAESVPTVENGGVSADLTQVTWKLKPGLVWSDGTPVTSADAKFTYEYCTHPEGGCAQAARYEGIKSIDTPDAQTVVITFESPKPNPYQAFVGGTSPILQAAQFANCLGAAASSCNEQNFKPIGTGPFMVTDFKVNDVVTLAANPNYRDPAKPAFATMTLKGGGDASAAARAVMETGEFDYAWNTQINPEEQARLAAAGKGVFLNGFGTLVERIEMNMTDPSPSLPEGERSTVKHPHPILSDIKVRQALSMAIDRNLLVEVGYGQAGRATCNLVPAPELYASDNTGCLTQDMEGAKKLLDEAGWTVGADGIREKDGKKLSLVYQTSTNPVRQDFQALVKGWWNELGVQVELKNIDASVFFGGDAGSPDTFQKFYADVEMYANNFDGTDPEPYLAQYLCDKIPGPDNQWQGENINRFCDPAYDELVKKMAATADMNERGALAKQMNDMLTKDSFVVVPLVDRGRLSAASTTLGGVVLNTWDTELWNAQDWYRMK
- a CDS encoding ABC transporter ATP-binding protein; translation: MPEPRPLVQVRDLKMYFPIYTGLFRRHTGNVKAVDGISFDIMEGETLGLVGESGCGKSTVGRALLRLYEVTGGSVTIDGEDVAHLAPEALRKKRPAMQMVFQDPQASLNPRMTLADIIGEPLNEHTNLTADQKLARIYELMDAVGLNRRFANRYPHEFSGGQRQRIGIARALALNPKFIVCDEPIAALDVSIQAQVVNLLEDLQDKLGLTYLFISHDLSMVRHIADRVAVMYLGQIAELSPRDALYDDPLHPYAQALLSAVPEPDPNAEATRSRIILKGDVPSPANPPQGCNFCTRCPKVFDRCRSEEPKLTEVRPGRFVACHLVTQEPTAGHQPAAPRHKSTNQQGVTP
- a CDS encoding ABC transporter ATP-binding protein, which codes for MPDGAAPVLDVRGLKTVFRTRGGEVHAVNSVSFHLQRGELLGVVGESGSGKSVTMMSLIRLLPEPPAEIRSGQVLLNGTDVLKVSPAELRKIRGAKVGFVFQDPMTSLNPVFTVGNQLMEPLIEHMGMTKAQAETRAAELLALVGIPDARKRLKSYPHQFSGGMRQRVMIAIALACDPDVLIADEPTTALDVTIQAQILELVRDLRHKLGMAIVWITHDLGVIAGIADRVMVMYGGQVVEQAPVKELFANPRHPYTRALLRTIPKLGGQREARLQVIEGQPPILSGEPAACPFRGRCTHAFDRCEKENPARRAIDGKPVGQGHDVACHWTPEGADA
- the argE gene encoding acetylornithine deacetylase, whose product is MPEVLSPRELLSRLVAFPTVSRGSNLDLVDWLEDYLRGHGLVTGRQWNEERTKAGLFAHAGPWKPGGVVLSGHSDVVPVDGQPWTTDPWTVVERDGRLYGRGTCDMKGFDALAIWALVEAHRLGVARPLQLALSYDEELGLLGAPPLIEVMAGALPKAREVIVGEPSRMKVITGHKGGAGYWVKVKGHEVHSSLLPYGVSAIMEAARLIGWINDRNAEVQARPPLALAAMFDPPFTTLHTGMIEGGTAHNITAADCRFAFEMRVVPGETLEDWEGAFRAEAARLTQAMQKVAPTTGITVERFFVAPPLVPEAEGAAEALACRLTGENTVETVPYGTEAGHFQAGGYSAVVCGPGDIAQAHQPDEWLAVSEFEAGHRFMQRLLEALR
- a CDS encoding NAD(P)/FAD-dependent oxidoreductase; the protein is MTFPISEATPIRFPGPPPARTEVVVLGGGVVGVMTAWHLAERGLKVVLCEKGRIAGEQSSRNWGWVRQQGRDPAELPIMVEAQRIWASLAQEFGDAIGYQRTGVMYLANTEADLAGFESWLPEAKAQGVDTRMLSRAEVARMIPQARADWPGAMFTASDARAEPWAAVPVLAMGAVRRGAVIIENCAVRALDISAGRITGVVTEQGRIGCEQVVVAGGTWSSLFLAAHGVKIPQLAVLASVAASEPLPEVFAGAACDNHFAFRRRADGGYTLAPGAEHDFFIGPDAFRNFGFYLPVLKEDFRSTHFRPAAPSGYPDGWTTPRRWSADETSPFERIRVLNPRPNRGTLDRVQDSFAAAFPQIGRPRLKAAWAGMIDTMPDVVPVIDRAAALPGLVVATGMSGHGFGIGPGIGRVVADLVADRPVGHDLHRFRLSRFSDGTKVAPGPAL